In the genome of Impatiens glandulifera chromosome 6, dImpGla2.1, whole genome shotgun sequence, the window taatatttggatAAGTTGAATTAAAGTGTCAGGTATTACTTAGGATAGTTTTCACTATTGTACTTGTAATTATTGtgtaatttgtattagttattgtTTTGTTGGCTGTTTTGTGTGTGTATAAGCAAAACTGTCCCatctaaagaaaagaaaaaaaatatttgttcatGAAATAGTTATAAGTGGAATCCAGATCAGATATACCAGTGCCCAATCATTGTCATTGTAATCCCTCCCTTTGACTCCATCGCCATCTCTAGTCCCTATATACTCTTCTCCTCCCACCGGCAGCACCAGCAGACATACTTTTACAGACCACCTGAGGTGGTGGGTCTTTCTCTGACCAAgccaacaataaaaaaaaaggtctTTCTCTTTCTCCATTTGTTATTTCCCCTGCCAACTTTGTTTTATACACCCCTTGCATGTGCAAGATCCTTGTTTGATTTCCACTTCCCAATTAAAACATTGTGTTTAACTAAATTAACGACAATATTCattgatattattttagagTGAAAACAAAGATATGTTTtgaaagtgcttttctaaaatGTAGAAGTATGTTTATCTTAACCGGACTCATAATCACATAATCACACAAAATGTTTGTCTCAACCGGAATCAAAATCACATAATCACACAAATAGCAGAGTATGACTTCTTATTAGTTAGTTGAACATATTAGGAAGAGGTCTCACCTTCATAAAAGCATCCACCATCTGTAATTTAAGCATAAACAAAAGTGTCTTTATAAGAATTAGCAATTGATTCAACTTTGTTTTTCCAATTACAAGGGTTATAGGAAGATGGAAGTGTCTGCAATAAATGAATTTACAAGTTCAAGGTTATATTTGAACTAATCATTCTATCTAGATTATCAGTTGTTGTTACTATGGTACTATCATACCTAAGAAACTGAATTCTAATTCAAAGAATATCAAACTACTGACAGAATTTGATAGATAAACCTTGTTTTTTATTTCCTTCTCAGAATCGGTCACATATATAGCAGAATTAGGATCACTAGCAGACATCTTTCCATTATCTCTCAGAATCGGTCACATATATAGCAGAATTAGGATCACTAGCAGACATCTTTCCATTATCTCCCTGCAACCCTCATATGAAGACTATTAGACATGACACAGAAAGGCTGTTTACGGTTAGTAGAAAACCAATCTTTTAAACCATATATAATCTCACAAGAGCAAAATTTTAAGCTTATTTCCAACAACCATCATATTCTTCCATGCATATAGATCTTTTTTAACTAATCCAGATTCTCTTCTTCCTACGTAATAAGAATATCTCAAGTCAAATGCAAAATTTGATATTGTGAATccataaaatgttaaataagtATCTTaggttttaagttttaaattatgttGCAGAAGTTGACATCTGAAAGAAAATTGGTATATGCCAGATGTTCTAATAGAATTTAGATACTAAAAAATGTGAAGTGGTGCAAAAACCATTCATCTTGATCACTTAAACATTGTGACATTACAAGGTGAAAAAGTATTTCTTCTGCAAGGCAAATTGCTGAAATCGGAAATTGTTTTCGTGTCGGAATTTTTCATGATGATCATTATCCAgaaatctacatttgttatgtttgtcgAAAAAAATACAATGATCAACAAAATAATCTGATCATAATTGAGAAAGGAATCTTTAtatcaaatgaagcaaaaaattACAGTATAATTTGGAtgattatctaaaaaataatttgtataccaaatgaagcaacaaCAATCACGCTATAATTTGGATATTGATAAAAACAACAATCTGATCCTGATTGAGAAAAAATCTTATACTAAACGAAAAAAAAATCACTCTCAATTTTAACTTTGGGGATATCCAATATATCGTGATTGTGACAATAtactagtttccaaataggctcagTTTAACTTTAATCATAGTCTGACCTGTAAAGCAGGAAAGAACGATGACTCAATCAAAGCAGGCTTGTGATAACCCAACCGAGGAGCAACATCTCGTGTCATCTGAAAGTAAGGATCCTACAgatataaaaattgtataattgACAAATATCAGGACACATATGATAGGAAAGAAGTATGGAAAGAAGGTCAATCGCACAAGGAATCAAGCAGCGAATATTATTATTGCCATGGAATAAGTGTGCAAATGAGCTGGTAAAGGAGGGAGCAGCCTGTAATAAGAAAGTTAACAATCCATTAACAACTATTCCTCTTTATTTCTACTTCctcaagaaaagaaagaaaaaatttaagCAACGTAACCATGGagaaaattatttaactatAGCAGCCAGTCTTCTATGAAGAAGTGATGATGTCAAATATACACTTAAGAACAAAAAGGTAACATGGAATATTCCTCACAGCCTCACATAGATATATAAGTTATGGATAATAATATCATGAAAAAATATGAAGGATCcttctttcatttcctttcaTTACTATATCTTCTGTCTATGAACAAGATTTACATGTTTTCAGACTTACTTCATTCCATAACAGAATGTTAGTAAATGGCTATGATCCTATTGTTAGTGTACATGAAGCTATAATTGATTAAAGATTAGACCAAATAGCAAAGGAGTTACTTGTCAGACAGCTTATTCCAGCATTTAACATCTGAAAAGTGCTCAGTTgcatatataaaaatgaaaagtttcTACCAGGACACTACTTGTGAATAGCTCATATACAACTAATTTTAGATCAGCTAGATATTGACGAAGCTTTCCAAAAGAGCAATAGATTTGACAATTGAAGGTCTTAAAAAACATTACATAGATGAATTAACCAAGATTTCATACCTGAACAGATGGAAAACTTATCTTCCCAATATGATCTTCTCCTGAAAAGCCAAAAATGCCTACAACCTGCAAAGCAACATCAAGGTTTTAAAAGCATGTTTCGACATTTGAAAATGATATATGAAGAACACAATTAAAATAGACTAAAGAATCGCCTTCAAAAGAACATGATGAATGTTCACCTTATTGTAGGTGACACATTTGCTAATCCTCACCATATTCTCATAGAAGGCACTGCAATGAGAAGAACTCTTAGTTAAATGAAACAagaaataatgtttataaaatattcctGGAATGAATTCCACGTGTTTATAAAATAGTCTGCTATGATATTTTTCCTTTCGATTTGGTTGGTGTATTAACGTTGAAGTGGAGAAGAGGATATAATATAGTCAGTTGAGAGAGGGAAATTTAACCTTGACTTCCTTGCAATTGACAACTAAGGAAGTCAAGCTTTTACCTATTTTCAATCACAACAATTATTTAGAACTGGTTTAATACTGTCTAAGAATAGTGAGGTGGACAAGCTGCTAAAGGTAACATTAAGAGTAATGTAAGGGACACAATTTAAACTTAAACATAATTGCATATGGAATATTCACAAAAATGTGAAATACAAAGTataggagcttgtttgatgtagggttatttggattataaCCCCTTATCTCATCATCAATTAAAACAccaaattacttattttagtaatttaacccaaataatccactttttcatcaaacaaggttttgaTCTCATAATCCCCAAATCAATCGGACTATAG includes:
- the LOC124943165 gene encoding tryptophan--tRNA ligase, cytoplasmic-like, which gives rise to MGHFIPFMFTKYLQDAFKVPLVIQLTDDEECMWKNFSVEECKRLARENAKDIIACGFDISKTFIFQDFNYVGGAFYENMVRISKCVTYNKVVGIFGFSGEDHIGKISFPSVQAAPSFTSSFAHLFHGNNNIRCLIPCAIDLLSILLSYHMCPDICQLYNFYICRILTFR